CAGGTTCCGCGGTTTCTCGACGCAACCGCCAGCAACCGTCACCATGCGTTCGATAAGAGGCCGCCCCCTGGTAACCGCATCGGTCAGAGCGGCCACGGTACCGACGTTCTGCACCAGAACCCCCACATCCATGGGCAGCCCCCGCGCCGGCACGCGTCGCCCGGTGATGGCATAAATCAGCTGCCGTTCCGCGCCCTGCGGATAGCGGGCAGGCAGCACAGCCAGCTTGATGCCACGCTGGCGACAGCGGGAAGCCAGCCGTTGGGCCGTATCCGGCTGGTTGTCCTCCAATCCGATCCAGAGATGCCTGGCGTTCAGAATTTTCTGCAACACCTCCACCCCGGTCAGGACTTTTTCCAGCTGTTCCAGCAGCGTGCGGCGATCGGCCGTCAGCCAGGGCTCGCACTCCGCGGCATTGACGATCACCGTGTCGATCGGTTTGCCTTCGGGGGGATCCAGCTTGACATGGGTGGGAAACGCAGCTCCGCCCATGCCGACCACACCGGCCTCCCGGATACGCTCGAGCATCGCCTCCACGGTCAGAACATGAAACCCCTGACCAAGATATTCCTCGCCCCAGGCATCGTCGCCATCCGGTTGCAAAACCACCGCGAGCAGTTGTGCCCCGCAAGGATGGGGGCGCGGTTCCACCGCTGTGACAAGCCCCGAGGTGGGGGCATGTACCGGTACCGAAACAAAACCGTTGGCACGGCCGATCGTTTGCCCCCGCGTCACCCTCTGACCGGCAAGGACGCAGACACTGGCGGGAGAGCCAACATGCTGCGCCAGCGGAATCACCAGTTCATCGGGCAACGGACAGGTTTCACTGGGGATATCGGCGGTCGCCGATTTATGCGATAGCGGATGGATACCGCCTGGAAAACCCCGCGCCATCAGAGCACCTGCTCCGGCGAAACATTGCCAGCGGCGGGCGTGCCGGCAATCTCCCGAATACAATGAGTGGGACAACGCCGCACAGCGGCGGCCAGCGTGACGGCGTCTTCATTTCCGTAACGGACCACCGCCAGGAAATCCTCCATCATGAAACAGCCGGGCGCCGTTTTGAGACATAGTCGGCAGCCGATACACCCCGCCTCGCAATACGTTTTGACCTTGCCACCGGGGTCATGGCTGTTGCACAGGACGTGCACCGTGGCCTCGGCCGGAGCGAGAGTCAGCACTTGCCGCGGGCAGACAGACACACAAAGACCGCATCCGGTACAGCGGCCGCGGTCTACCGCAGCCAGGCCACGATCATCGATGAACAGGGCATCAAAAGGACAAATTTCCACGCAACTGCCCAGCCCCAGGCAGCCGGCAGGGCATAACTTTGGCCCCTGGGCAAGCTTCTGCGCGGCGCGGCAATCGTGCAATCCCCGATAATCGTACTTGGGCCGCGCCTGCTGCCGCCCTCCCTGACAGCGAACCACGGCCACCTGCGACTGGCGGGGAGTCGTCGCAATATTCAGAATCGCGCCGATGCGTACCAGCGTTTCCGTTCCACCCGGCCGGCACAGATCGGGAGCCGCTGTGCCCGCAAGCAAGGCACGGGCATAGGCATCGCACCCGGGATAACCACAGGCCCCGCAATTGGAGCCGGCCAGCACTTCCAGCAAGGCCGTATGGCGGGGATCGGTTCGCACCGAAAAACGCCGGGAGGCGGTGGCCAGCAGCAAGGCGGCAAGGCAGCCAAGACCTCCGAGAACGACCGTCGCGGCAATCATATCCGCACCGCTTTCAAGCCTGCACCATCCCTGCAAATCCCATGAATGCCAGCGCCAGCAGGCCGGCCGTGATCAGCTCGATGGGCGTACCGCGAAACGCCGCCGGGACCGGGCACAAAACCAGACGTTCCCGAAGCCCGGCATACAGCGCCAGGGCAAGCGTAAAACCGGCGGCCGCGCCAAAGGCGAACACCAGGCTCTGCACGAAACTGTAATTTTCCTGAATGTTGAGAACCGCCAGGCCCAGAACCGCGCAATTGGTGGTAATCAGCGGTAAAAAGATACCGAGCGCCTGATACAGGACCGGCGACGACTTGCGCACGATCATTTCCACCATCTGCACCAGGGTGGCGATAACCAGGACAAAGGCGATGGTCTGCAGATAACCCAGGTCGCATGGCGCCAGCACCAGGTAGTGCAGCAACCAGGTGCACGCGCTCGCCGCCACCATCACGAAGGTAACAGCCATGCCCATGCCAAGCGCGGTTTCCAGCTTGCGGGACACGCCGAGAAAAGGACACAGTCCCAAAAAACGCGCCAGGACGAAATTGTTGACGAAAACCGCTCCGAAAAGTATCAGAAGAAGGTCTTTCATGAGGCTCCTCCAGCCGGCGGATGGTCCGCCCGGGCCAGGAAAGCTTACCGCAGCCCCGGATTCAAGGCAATTTCTAATTCCTGCTCGCAAGCCAGCTGCAAAAGATCCGTCCTTGACAGGCTTTTAAACGCGTGATAGTCAAAACGCGAAGATGCGTCTGTGGTTTATCGTTTTTTTCTACAGAAAAGGTTTGCCATGCCCTGCTCCCGATCCCTTGAACTCTTCCAACGGGCGAACCGGGTCATTCCCGGCGGTGTCAACAGCCCGGTTCGTGCTTTCAAAGCCGTCGGCCGCCATCCTTTGTTCATCGACAGGGCAGAAGGCAGCACCCTGATCGATGCCGACGGCAACAGGTATATCGACTATGTCGGCTCCTGGGGGCCGATGATAGCCGGACACAGCCACCCCAAAATCGTCGAGGCGATCCGCAAGGCGGCCGGACGCGGCACCTCCTACGGTGCCCCCACCGCCCTGGAGATCGATCTGGCCGAACAGGTCTGCGCCGCGTTCCCCAATATGGAACAGGTGCGCATGGTTTCATCCGGCACCGAAGCGGCCATGAGCGCCATCCGCCTGGCGCGCGGCTTTACCGCCCGCAACAAGATTCTGAAGTTCGAGGGATGTTATCACGGCCACGCCGACAGCCTGCTGGTGGAAGCCGGCAGCGGCGTGGCTACCTTCGGCATACCGGCCTCGCCGGGGGTGCCGGCGGATTTCGCCCGCCATACCCTGACCGCGCCTTTCAACGACCTCGACCGGGTCAAGGCCCTCGTGGAGGAGCACAAGGCCGACCTGGCGGCCATTATTCTGGAACCGATCGCCGGCAACATGGGCTGCGTTCCACCGCAGCCGGGCTTTTTGAGCGGGCTGCGCGATTTGTGCGACCGGCACGGCATGCTGCTGATTGTCGACGAAGTGATGACCGGGTTTCGGGTCGCCTACGGCGGCGCTCAGCAACTTTACGGGGTGAAGGGTGATCTGGTATGCCTGGGCAAGATCATCGGCGGAGGGATGCCGGTGGGAGCTTTCGGAGGACGCCGCGATATCATGCGGCAACTGGCACCGGAA
This portion of the Syntrophotalea acetylenica genome encodes:
- the rsxC gene encoding electron transport complex subunit RsxC, whose translation is MARGFPGGIHPLSHKSATADIPSETCPLPDELVIPLAQHVGSPASVCVLAGQRVTRGQTIGRANGFVSVPVHAPTSGLVTAVEPRPHPCGAQLLAVVLQPDGDDAWGEEYLGQGFHVLTVEAMLERIREAGVVGMGGAAFPTHVKLDPPEGKPIDTVIVNAAECEPWLTADRRTLLEQLEKVLTGVEVLQKILNARHLWIGLEDNQPDTAQRLASRCRQRGIKLAVLPARYPQGAERQLIYAITGRRVPARGLPMDVGVLVQNVGTVAALTDAVTRGRPLIERMVTVAGGCVEKPRNLRTRIGTPVAHLLAYCGLRDAPAKVIMGGPMMGAAQHSLAVPVLRGTSGVLAFRREDLVDGQPGPCVRCGRCVAVCPMHLLPTYIADYARRDELALAERFAARNCIECGSCSYACPARIPLVQSIRYAKGAILARRRRS
- a CDS encoding RnfABCDGE type electron transport complex subunit B, coding for MIAATVVLGGLGCLAALLLATASRRFSVRTDPRHTALLEVLAGSNCGACGYPGCDAYARALLAGTAAPDLCRPGGTETLVRIGAILNIATTPRQSQVAVVRCQGGRQQARPKYDYRGLHDCRAAQKLAQGPKLCPAGCLGLGSCVEICPFDALFIDDRGLAAVDRGRCTGCGLCVSVCPRQVLTLAPAEATVHVLCNSHDPGGKVKTYCEAGCIGCRLCLKTAPGCFMMEDFLAVVRYGNEDAVTLAAAVRRCPTHCIREIAGTPAAGNVSPEQVL
- the rsxA gene encoding electron transport complex subunit RsxA, translated to MKDLLLILFGAVFVNNFVLARFLGLCPFLGVSRKLETALGMGMAVTFVMVAASACTWLLHYLVLAPCDLGYLQTIAFVLVIATLVQMVEMIVRKSSPVLYQALGIFLPLITTNCAVLGLAVLNIQENYSFVQSLVFAFGAAAGFTLALALYAGLRERLVLCPVPAAFRGTPIELITAGLLALAFMGFAGMVQA
- the hemL gene encoding glutamate-1-semialdehyde 2,1-aminomutase, giving the protein MPCSRSLELFQRANRVIPGGVNSPVRAFKAVGRHPLFIDRAEGSTLIDADGNRYIDYVGSWGPMIAGHSHPKIVEAIRKAAGRGTSYGAPTALEIDLAEQVCAAFPNMEQVRMVSSGTEAAMSAIRLARGFTARNKILKFEGCYHGHADSLLVEAGSGVATFGIPASPGVPADFARHTLTAPFNDLDRVKALVEEHKADLAAIILEPIAGNMGCVPPQPGFLSGLRDLCDRHGMLLIVDEVMTGFRVAYGGAQQLYGVKGDLVCLGKIIGGGMPVGAFGGRRDIMRQLAPEGGVYQAGTLSGNPLAMSAGLAALALLREEGVYEQLEERSACLAEGLRQAATAAGVPACLQRVGSMFCCYFQAGPVRSFADARASDTRVFATFFGNMLDNGVNLAPSQFEAGFVSLAHTPEDIDRTIEAAHRSLQGA